The Streptomyces durmitorensis genome contains the following window.
CAGGTGCCGTTCGCGGCGAGCTGTGTCTATGGGCTGCTCGCGGTGGCGGCGCATGGCACGGAGGAGCAGCGGACGCGGCTGCTGCCGGGGCTGCGGGACGGTACGGCGGTGGCGGCGGGGGCGTTTCCGGCGCGGGGCGGCGTAGTGGTGGCCTCCGTGGATGGGGCGCCGTTTGACGGACCGACCGGGGCGCCTGCCGGGGAGCCGGAGCTGGCCGGGACGCTGACCGGGGTGGTGCCGTGGGTGCCATGGCTGCGGGACGCCACGGAGGTCCTGGTCGCGGTGCGCGATCCCGCGCCGCGGGGCGGCCACAGCCTGTGGAGGGTGCGGGTGGCCGACGCGGGGACGGAGCCGGTGGATCTGACCGCGCCCTGGGCGGCGGGGCGGCTGGTCCTTGACGGGGTTCCTGGGGAGCGGATCGGCGGAGAAGGGGCGTACGACGACGTCCTTGCGAGCGCGCGAACAGCCTTCGCCGGGCTGCAGGCCGGGGTGTGCGCGGGGTCGTTGGCCCGTGCGGTGGCCCACACGAACGAGCGGGAGCAGTTCGGCAGGCCGCTCGCGTCCAAGCAAGGGGTCCAACTGCGGGCGGCGGACGCCCATATGGACACCGAGGCGATACGGGTCACGGCGTACGAGGCCGCCTGGCGGCGTGACGCCGGACTGCCGTACGGCACGCATGCGCTGACTGCCGCGTGGTGGGCATCGGAGGCGGGCAAGCGCGTCGTGCACGCGGGCCAGCATCTGCACGGCGGCATGGGGGCCGACCTCGACCATCCCGTGCACCGGCACTTCCTGTGGGGGCGGCAGCTGGACGCGTACCTCGGCTGCGGGAGCGAAGTCCTCCAGGAAATGGGCGACTTGATAGCGGAGAACGCGGAGAACGCGGAGGACGCAGAGAACGCGGAGAGCGCCGAGAGCAAGCACAGCGTCCAGAGCGAGCAGCGCAGCGTCCAGAGCGAGCAGCGCAGCGTCCGGAGCACGCAGCACAGCGTCCGGAGCACGCAGCACAGCGTCCAGGGCAAGCACGACACCGTGCAGGAGGAGACGGCATGACCGGGGGACAGTACGCGGCAGGAGGTGGCGGTGTGAGGGTCGGTGATGAGCTGGCGGAGCTCACCATCCCGGTCACCCGGACACTGATCGTCTCCGGTGCGATCGCGTCGCGGGACTACCAGGACGTGCACCACGACTCGGTGATCGCCCAGGAGAGGGGCTCCCCCGACATCTTCATGAACATCCTGACGACGAACGGCCTGGTCGGCCGGTTCATCACGGACCACTTCGGGTCCGGGGCGATCCTCCGAAAGGTGGCGATCCGGCTGGGTGCGCCCAACTACCCCGGAGACACGATGGTATTGAGCGGTTCCGTGGAGAAGGTCGACGGCGACACGGCCACGGTGAAGGTGGTCGGGGCCAACGGCATCGGCAAGCACGTCACCGGCACGGTCACGGTCACGGTTCCGGTCACGGTTCCGGGCGGGACGTCGGCAGGGGGCGCGGCATGAGCGTACGTACGCGCGATCTCCTCGGAGGGAAGGCCGCCGTCGTCGGGATCGGGGCCACCGAGTTCTCCAAGGACTCGGGGCGCAGTGAGCTCAGGCTCGCCGTGGAGGCGGTGGGCCTCGCGCTCGAGGACGCCGGGCTCGGTCCCGGGGACGTCGACGGCATGGTCACGTTCACGATGGACACGAACCCGGAGATCACCGTCGCGCAGGCGGCGGGGATCGGGGAGCTCTCGTTCTTCTCGCGCGTTCACTACGGCGGAGGCGCGGCCTGCGCGACCGTCCAGCAGGCGGCCCTCGCGGTGGCGACGGGAGTGGCCGAAGTCGTCGTCTGCTATCGCGCGTTCAACGAGCGCTCGGGGCGCCGGTTCGGCTCGGGCGTGCAGCACCGCGAGCCGTCGGCGGAGGGCGCGGCGCTCGGCTGGGCCCTGCCCTTCGGGCTGCTGACCCCCGCCTCCTGGGTGGCGATGGCGGCCCAGCGCTATCTGCACACCTACGGCCTCACCCCCGACGCCTTCGGCCATGTGGCGGTCACCGACCGGAAGTACGCGGCGACGAACCCTGCGGCCTATTTCCACGGGAAGCCGATCACGCTCGCCGATCACGCGGCCTCGCGCTGGATCGTCGAGCCGCTGCGGCTCCTGGACTGCTGCCAGGAGACCGACGGCGGGCAGGCGATCGTCGTGACGAGCGTGGAGCGGGCCCGGGATCTGCCGAAGCCGGCGGCGGTGATCACGGCAGCGGCCCAGGGCGCGGGCCGGGCGCAGGAGCAGATGACCAGCTTCTACCGCGACGACCTGAGCGGGCTGCCCGAGATGAGCGTGGTGGCACGGCAGTTGTGGCGGAGCTCCGGTCTCGCGCCCGGTGACATCGACGTGGGCATTCTCTACGACCACTTCACGCCGTTCGTGCTGATGCAGCTGGAGGAGTTCGGCTTCTGCGGACCGGGTGAGGCGGCGGACTTCGTGGCCGAGGAGACGCTGCCGCTGAACACGCACGGAGGGCAGCTCGGGGAGGCGTATCTGCACGGGATGAACGGCATAGCGGAGGCGGTCAGACAGGTGCGCGGCACGTCCGTGAACCAGATACCGGGCGCCGCGCGCACTCTGGTCACCGCGGGCACCGGTGTCCCCACATCGGGGTTGATTCTGGCGGCGGACGGCTGAACGCGCGCGTGTCCCGGGCTGGGCGCGGTCGCAGGGCCCTTCACTCGGCGTATGCGCTGCCGAAAGCTGATGATGGGACTTGTCCTCGCCGTCGCCCTCGCCGCTCTGGCCGTGTGCGTGCCACCGACCGGCGCCGCGAGCAGACCCGAGGCCGAGGGGTTCGGGGCAGAAGGGCGCGGGGCAGAAGGGCTCGGCGCAGAGGGGCGCGGGGCAGGGGCGGCGGATCGTGGCGCCGGGTGGGCGCCCGGGGTCTCGACCTTCCGAGGCTGGGCCTTCGACACCTGCCTCGCCCCGTCCGTAGGCACGATGCGCCGCTGGAAGGCCTCCGACTACCAAGCGGTGGGCATCTATTACGCGGGCCGCGGCCGTGCGTGCAAGCGCCAGCCGGAGCTGACCCGCGGCTGGATGCGCGCGGTGCGGGGGATGGGATGGAAGGTGCTGCCGGTGTACGTCGGTTCACAGTCCCCCTGTGTCACCGCCAAGCACAAGAAGGACGTACGCATGGGACGGCACCCCTGGAGGCAGGGGACGCGGGAGGGACGTGACGCGGTACGGAAGGCGAAGGCGCTGGGGATGCGGCAGCTCAGCCCGCTCTATCTGGACATGGAGGCCTACACCCACCGGAAGAAGAAGTGCGCCAGGACCACCCTGGCCTTCGTGCGGGCCTGGGACCGCGAGGTGCGCAGGCTCGGGTTCGTCCCGGGGTTCTACAGCAGTGCGAACTCCGGCGTACGGCACATGGAGGCGGCGCGGCGGGCAGGGGTGCGGGATCTGCCGGCGGTGATGTGGTTCGCGCGCTGGCACGTGCGGCCGCACCTGTATCGCGAGCCCGCACTGCGGAGGAACGCGTGGCATCCTGAGCGGCGGATCCACCAGTACGCGGGGAACGTGAAGGAGCGGCACGGCGGGCGCACGCTCAAGATCGACCGGAACCTCATGCACGCGCCGG
Protein-coding sequences here:
- a CDS encoding lipid-transfer protein, giving the protein MSVRTRDLLGGKAAVVGIGATEFSKDSGRSELRLAVEAVGLALEDAGLGPGDVDGMVTFTMDTNPEITVAQAAGIGELSFFSRVHYGGGAACATVQQAALAVATGVAEVVVCYRAFNERSGRRFGSGVQHREPSAEGAALGWALPFGLLTPASWVAMAAQRYLHTYGLTPDAFGHVAVTDRKYAATNPAAYFHGKPITLADHAASRWIVEPLRLLDCCQETDGGQAIVVTSVERARDLPKPAAVITAAAQGAGRAQEQMTSFYRDDLSGLPEMSVVARQLWRSSGLAPGDIDVGILYDHFTPFVLMQLEEFGFCGPGEAADFVAEETLPLNTHGGQLGEAYLHGMNGIAEAVRQVRGTSVNQIPGAARTLVTAGTGVPTSGLILAADG
- a CDS encoding MaoC family dehydratase; protein product: MTGGQYAAGGGGVRVGDELAELTIPVTRTLIVSGAIASRDYQDVHHDSVIAQERGSPDIFMNILTTNGLVGRFITDHFGSGAILRKVAIRLGAPNYPGDTMVLSGSVEKVDGDTATVKVVGANGIGKHVTGTVTVTVPVTVPGGTSAGGAA
- a CDS encoding DUF1906 domain-containing protein is translated as MRCRKLMMGLVLAVALAALAVCVPPTGAASRPEAEGFGAEGRGAEGLGAEGRGAGAADRGAGWAPGVSTFRGWAFDTCLAPSVGTMRRWKASDYQAVGIYYAGRGRACKRQPELTRGWMRAVRGMGWKVLPVYVGSQSPCVTAKHKKDVRMGRHPWRQGTREGRDAVRKAKALGMRQLSPLYLDMEAYTHRKKKCARTTLAFVRAWDREVRRLGFVPGFYSSANSGVRHMEAARRAGVRDLPAVMWFARWHVRPHLYREPALRRNAWHPERRIHQYAGNVKERHGGRTLKIDRNLMHAPVARIR
- a CDS encoding acyl-CoA dehydrogenase family protein gives rise to the protein MDFTPTEEQTAARELAGEIFGDLSTPERLAAAGTGSDAELWKALCAAGLPGAVEDVGLLGLVLLLEEQGRVTAQVPFAASCVYGLLAVAAHGTEEQRTRLLPGLRDGTAVAAGAFPARGGVVVASVDGAPFDGPTGAPAGEPELAGTLTGVVPWVPWLRDATEVLVAVRDPAPRGGHSLWRVRVADAGTEPVDLTAPWAAGRLVLDGVPGERIGGEGAYDDVLASARTAFAGLQAGVCAGSLARAVAHTNEREQFGRPLASKQGVQLRAADAHMDTEAIRVTAYEAAWRRDAGLPYGTHALTAAWWASEAGKRVVHAGQHLHGGMGADLDHPVHRHFLWGRQLDAYLGCGSEVLQEMGDLIAENAENAEDAENAESAESKHSVQSEQRSVQSEQRSVRSTQHSVRSTQHSVQGKHDTVQEETA